A stretch of Gymnodinialimonas phycosphaerae DNA encodes these proteins:
- a CDS encoding glucan biosynthesis protein G: MIGPNISRRSSLALLAAAMASPALGLPMFREGSAHPFDRAWLEAEALRLSQAPHMPLPQVPEGWRNLSYDEYRMMWFNPQRGLWTDEDRPFKVDFFHPGLYFPRPVEVNVVEGGIAQTLAFDMSLFDMTDQFPDLPVDETMGYSGLRLRAALERADIFTEFAVFQGASYFRAIGTGMNYGLSARGLAINTAGPEGEEFPEFTRFWLEAPQPGDATQVLHALLDGESCTGAYTFYIDPGEATRMSVQVTLYPRVDLPHVGIAPLTSMFLFDQTNRAGHDDFRPAVHDSDGLMIHNGAGELLFRSLKNPAQLEVSSFVDDSPQGFGLMQRARDLADFEDFEAHYEDRPSLWITPGESWGEGSVQLVEIPSELEIYDNIVAYWRPRAGLEAGGEYRFTYDMEWSAEPPRPRNVAPVLNTAIGGNWDRSRTLVSVDFADHPALSGNPDSYTRIVRAHRGEVTDGVLERNPRTGGLRLTFALEPGDVPSMELRAQLLAGDEPVTEVWLYRWSA, translated from the coding sequence ATGATCGGGCCGAATATCTCGCGCCGCTCCTCGCTGGCGCTGCTGGCGGCGGCCATGGCCTCACCTGCACTTGGCTTGCCGATGTTCCGTGAGGGCTCTGCCCATCCCTTTGACCGTGCCTGGTTGGAGGCAGAGGCGCTGCGCCTGTCGCAAGCCCCCCACATGCCCCTGCCACAGGTGCCCGAGGGCTGGCGCAACCTAAGCTACGACGAATACCGGATGATGTGGTTCAATCCCCAGCGGGGCCTTTGGACCGATGAGGATCGGCCCTTCAAGGTGGATTTCTTCCACCCTGGCCTCTATTTCCCCCGTCCCGTGGAGGTCAATGTCGTCGAGGGCGGCATCGCCCAGACGCTTGCCTTCGACATGTCCTTGTTCGACATGACGGACCAATTCCCCGATCTGCCTGTGGATGAGACGATGGGCTATTCCGGCCTGCGCTTGCGCGCCGCCTTGGAACGGGCTGACATCTTCACCGAATTCGCGGTCTTCCAAGGGGCAAGCTATTTCCGCGCCATCGGCACGGGCATGAACTATGGCCTCTCGGCACGTGGCCTTGCGATCAACACGGCCGGGCCAGAGGGCGAGGAATTCCCCGAGTTCACGCGGTTCTGGCTGGAAGCCCCGCAGCCCGGCGATGCGACGCAGGTCTTGCACGCGCTGCTGGATGGCGAAAGCTGCACCGGGGCCTATACCTTCTACATCGATCCCGGCGAGGCCACGCGGATGTCCGTGCAGGTCACGCTGTACCCCCGCGTGGACCTGCCCCATGTGGGGATCGCGCCGCTGACGTCGATGTTCCTTTTCGATCAGACCAACCGCGCCGGTCACGATGATTTCCGCCCCGCAGTCCACGACAGCGATGGGCTGATGATCCACAACGGCGCCGGTGAGCTGCTGTTCCGTTCCCTGAAGAATCCGGCGCAGTTGGAAGTGTCCTCGTTCGTCGACGACAGCCCTCAAGGCTTCGGGCTGATGCAACGGGCGCGCGACTTGGCGGATTTCGAAGACTTCGAGGCCCACTACGAGGACCGCCCGTCTTTGTGGATAACACCGGGCGAAAGCTGGGGCGAAGGCTCCGTCCAACTGGTGGAAATTCCCTCGGAATTGGAGATCTACGACAATATTGTCGCGTATTGGCGCCCCCGCGCCGGGCTGGAGGCCGGGGGCGAATATCGCTTCACCTACGACATGGAATGGAGCGCGGAACCGCCGCGCCCCCGGAACGTGGCGCCGGTTCTCAACACCGCGATTGGCGGCAATTGGGACCGTTCCCGAACGCTGGTCTCTGTCGATTTTGCCGATCATCCGGCGCTCTCGGGCAACCCCGACAGCTATACCAGGATTGTCCGCGCGCACCGGGGTGAGGTCACCGACG
- a CDS encoding OpgC family protein: MVSTTPDFAPPPRAAAQAAAPATVRDPRLDFFRGIAMIIILFAHTPGNFFTSWIPARWGFSDATEMFVFCSGMASAIAFGRTFERAGWGLGAARVGYRCWQVYWAHIGMFFAIAALMVALNALGPFERNYVGQLNLIPFFDGITRDDVLVSTTMDQMLGLVTLTYVPNYFDILPMYLVILAMMPLVMALSRVNLWLTAAVVVTVWLFAQSRLLEAMGVGHLALSLPAEPWSDRQWFFNPFGWQLVFFTGFAFMIGWLPKPPVKMWLIALALIVVLANIPLSNIGVRAVNREWLGLAFEGNPVVDWRVANQMWITKSDFGLFRYAQFLSLAYLAWVLVGEGGKYLIASGSGMASRAWDVTVRQLMKIGQQSLAVFVFSMILARLNGFWLDQWGRDAAWHTVFVNLVGVGLLLAVAYGVGWIKSQPWRVKR; encoded by the coding sequence ATGGTCAGTACAACACCAGATTTTGCACCTCCTCCCCGCGCCGCAGCCCAGGCTGCCGCGCCCGCGACCGTGCGCGATCCGCGCCTCGATTTCTTTCGCGGTATCGCGATGATCATCATCCTTTTCGCCCACACGCCGGGGAACTTCTTCACCTCGTGGATACCGGCGCGCTGGGGCTTCTCGGACGCGACCGAGATGTTTGTTTTCTGCTCGGGCATGGCCTCGGCCATTGCATTCGGGCGCACGTTCGAGCGGGCGGGATGGGGCCTTGGGGCGGCGCGGGTCGGATACCGCTGCTGGCAGGTCTACTGGGCGCACATCGGGATGTTTTTCGCCATCGCAGCCCTGATGGTGGCGCTGAACGCGCTGGGTCCGTTCGAGCGGAATTACGTGGGACAGCTGAACCTGATCCCCTTCTTCGACGGCATAACCCGCGATGACGTGCTGGTGTCGACGACGATGGACCAGATGCTGGGTCTTGTGACGTTGACCTATGTGCCGAACTACTTCGACATCCTGCCGATGTACCTTGTGATCCTGGCGATGATGCCCCTCGTCATGGCCTTGTCACGGGTGAACCTGTGGCTGACGGCGGCCGTTGTGGTGACGGTTTGGCTGTTTGCCCAGTCGCGCCTGCTGGAGGCCATGGGCGTCGGCCACTTGGCCCTGTCCCTGCCCGCCGAACCGTGGAGCGACCGTCAGTGGTTCTTCAACCCCTTCGGCTGGCAGTTGGTCTTCTTCACCGGGTTCGCGTTCATGATCGGGTGGCTCCCCAAGCCACCGGTCAAGATGTGGTTGATCGCGCTGGCCCTGATTGTCGTGCTGGCCAATATCCCGCTGTCGAACATCGGGGTGCGTGCGGTGAACCGCGAATGGCTTGGCTTGGCGTTCGAGGGCAACCCCGTGGTCGATTGGCGGGTCGCAAACCAGATGTGGATCACCAAATCCGACTTCGGCCTGTTCCGCTATGCGCAGTTCCTGTCGCTGGCCTATCTGGCTTGGGTTCTGGTCGGCGAGGGGGGCAAGTACCTGATCGCATCTGGGTCTGGCATGGCGTCGCGCGCATGGGACGTCACGGTACGCCAGTTGATGAAGATCGGCCAACAATCCTTGGCGGTGTTTGTCTTCTCGATGATCCTGGCGCGCCTTAACGGCTTCTGGCTGGACCAATGGGGCCGGGACGCGGCCTGGCACACGGTGTTCGTGAACCTCGTTGGGGTCGGGTTGCTGCTGGCCGTCGCCTACGGCGTCGGTTGGATCAAATCACAGCCGTGGCGGGTAAAGCGATGA
- a CDS encoding tetratricopeptide repeat protein, whose translation MQTDCFGQPSTIATAAGVEAWNATQMAFLAHGAKTPDHLGATLYADPEFALGHAVKGIFLLLLGRGELVQTAREACASAKASDQNRPITVRERAFVSALEIWLGGQPSKAVALLDKVLETAPDDTLAMKIAHAIRFVLGDAQGMRRSIEAVMPAYGQDHPGRGYLMGCHAFALEETGEYGRAAAAGSAALAIRPDDAWGLHAVAHVYDMTAAPEKGLRWLSGREAAWAHCNNFRYHVWWHKALMHLDMGQTDVVLDLYDTLIRADKTDDYRDISNATSLLMRLELEGIDVGDRWDELAETSAARTDDGQLIFADLHYLLALVGGRREDATATLVARIAADGARGSTEMEMRMASPGTAAAQGLEAFGEGDYATAFAGLRRARRHMQLAGGSHAQRDVFERLTIDAGIRSGAMKDALGLLEERTTRRAGRDDRFAATRREMIAASPASPLRVPAE comes from the coding sequence CTGCAGACAGACTGTTTCGGCCAACCCAGCACCATCGCGACGGCGGCAGGGGTTGAGGCATGGAACGCCACGCAGATGGCCTTTCTGGCCCATGGTGCCAAGACGCCCGATCACCTTGGTGCGACATTGTACGCTGACCCCGAATTTGCGTTGGGCCATGCAGTGAAGGGTATTTTCCTGCTGCTTCTTGGTCGGGGAGAGCTTGTGCAAACCGCCCGTGAGGCATGCGCCAGTGCCAAGGCGTCCGATCAAAACCGTCCGATCACGGTACGCGAACGGGCCTTCGTGAGCGCCCTGGAGATCTGGCTGGGTGGGCAACCGTCCAAGGCGGTAGCACTTCTCGACAAGGTGCTGGAAACCGCGCCGGACGATACGCTGGCCATGAAGATCGCCCATGCGATCCGCTTTGTGCTGGGGGATGCGCAAGGCATGCGCCGCTCGATCGAGGCGGTGATGCCCGCATATGGCCAGGACCACCCCGGGCGCGGTTACCTCATGGGCTGCCACGCCTTCGCGCTGGAAGAGACCGGCGAATACGGCCGCGCGGCGGCGGCAGGCTCGGCGGCGCTTGCGATCCGTCCCGATGACGCTTGGGGCCTGCACGCGGTGGCCCATGTCTACGACATGACCGCCGCGCCCGAGAAGGGCCTGCGCTGGCTGTCGGGTCGCGAAGCGGCCTGGGCCCATTGCAACAATTTCCGCTACCACGTTTGGTGGCACAAGGCGCTGATGCACTTGGACATGGGGCAAACCGATGTCGTGCTGGACCTCTATGACACGCTGATCCGCGCCGACAAGACGGACGATTACCGCGATATCTCCAACGCGACATCGCTGTTGATGCGGCTGGAGCTGGAGGGGATCGACGTGGGCGATCGGTGGGACGAACTGGCCGAAACCTCGGCTGCACGCACGGACGATGGACAGCTGATCTTCGCGGATCTGCACTACCTTCTGGCCCTTGTCGGGGGCCGGCGTGAGGACGCAACCGCCACGCTGGTGGCGCGGATCGCGGCGGACGGCGCGCGCGGCAGCACCGAGATGGAGATGCGCATGGCCAGCCCCGGAACGGCGGCGGCCCAGGGGTTGGAAGCCTTCGGTGAAGGCGATTACGCGACGGCCTTCGCGGGCCTGCGCCGCGCCCGGCGGCACATGCAACTGGCCGGCGGCTCACACGCGCAGCGCGATGTGTTCGAGCGTTTGACAATCGACGCCGGGATTCGTTCGGGTGCCATGAAGGACGCACTTGGCCTGCTGGAGGAACGCACAACACGGCGCGCCGGTCGGGACGATCGTTTTGCAGCCACCCGGCGTGAAATGATTGCCGCCAGCCCCGCGTCCCCCTTGCGCGTTCCGGCCGAATAA
- a CDS encoding CaiB/BaiF CoA transferase family protein: protein MAASKGPLEGLIVLDLSRILAGPTCTQALGDLGATIIKIEHPDRGDDTRGWGPPFATGEDGQPTDLSSYFMCANRNKLSVAVDIATEEGQKTIHQIAARADIVIENFKPGGLEKYGLDHATLLTAYPQLIHCSISGFGHTGPNREKPGYDLMAQGYSGIMSLTGEPDGAPMKVAVGIADVMTGMYASIGILAALRHRDKTGQGQHVDLSLVDASLAWMINEGVAHLTTGKPRARRGNEHATIVPYQTFACSDGFVLVAVGNDLQYTRFCDFLGQPDLADDPRFATNSARVTNRETLIPLLEALMVQHSQADIVAGLEARKVPVGPVNTVEQAFASDQAMARGMRIDMAKDGIDRGGVELIGNPLKFSVTPVTYRRPPPHLGEDTQAVLDWLSGVRAAPEL, encoded by the coding sequence ATGGCCGCATCTAAGGGACCGTTGGAGGGGCTAATTGTTCTTGATCTGTCACGCATTCTGGCCGGGCCGACCTGCACACAGGCCCTGGGCGACCTGGGTGCCACGATCATCAAGATCGAACACCCGGACCGCGGCGATGACACGCGTGGCTGGGGGCCTCCGTTCGCCACGGGCGAAGACGGGCAGCCCACGGATCTTTCCAGCTATTTCATGTGCGCCAACCGTAACAAGCTGTCTGTGGCGGTGGATATCGCGACAGAAGAAGGCCAGAAAACGATCCACCAGATCGCCGCCCGCGCCGACATCGTGATCGAGAATTTCAAGCCCGGCGGGCTAGAGAAATACGGCCTCGACCATGCAACGCTGCTCACAGCTTATCCCCAGCTTATCCACTGCTCGATCTCGGGCTTCGGGCATACGGGGCCCAATCGTGAAAAGCCCGGCTATGATCTGATGGCGCAAGGCTATTCCGGCATCATGTCCCTGACCGGAGAGCCCGACGGCGCCCCGATGAAAGTGGCCGTGGGCATCGCCGACGTGATGACCGGCATGTATGCAAGCATCGGCATCCTCGCCGCCCTGCGCCACCGGGATAAAACGGGGCAGGGGCAGCATGTGGATCTGTCACTGGTCGACGCCTCGCTGGCGTGGATGATCAATGAAGGCGTGGCCCATCTGACAACGGGAAAGCCGCGTGCCCGGCGTGGGAACGAGCATGCAACAATCGTGCCGTATCAGACCTTCGCCTGCTCGGACGGCTTCGTTCTGGTCGCCGTCGGCAATGACCTGCAATACACGCGGTTCTGCGATTTCCTCGGGCAGCCCGATTTGGCGGATGACCCGCGCTTTGCCACGAATTCCGCCCGCGTGACGAACCGCGAGACCCTGATCCCGCTACTGGAAGCGCTGATGGTCCAGCACAGCCAGGCCGATATCGTCGCGGGTCTTGAGGCCCGCAAAGTCCCCGTGGGCCCCGTAAACACGGTAGAGCAGGCCTTTGCCAGCGACCAGGCGATGGCACGGGGGATGCGCATCGACATGGCCAAGGACGGGATCGATCGGGGTGGCGTGGAATTGATCGGAAATCCGCTGAAATTCTCTGTCACACCAGTCACTTACCGCCGCCCGCCGCCGCACCTGGGCGAAGACACGCAGGCGGTCCTGGACTGGCTCTCGGGCGTGCGCGCGGCGCCGGAACTCTAG
- a CDS encoding thiamine pyrophosphate-binding protein, with amino-acid sequence MIQQMRAADAVAVRLYEAGCRHAFGMPGGEVLTIVDALEKAGIAFHLVKHENAGGFIGEGVHHVDGAPVVLVATVGPGLMNAVNVVANAEQDRVPMVVLTGCLDADEALTYTHQVLDHRAVLDPITKATFTLTAAEADTIADKAVAIACERRAGPVLIDVPIAVADTPCVPKGRRRAPESQVAPYGADLGTADRWMLDARRPIIIAGLDVLADNASADLQAFAETYSIPVITTYKAKGVLPEDHPLAMGGAGLSPLADSHLLPLVEQADLILCIGYDPIEMRPGWREVWDPARQRVIDIQATPNRHYMHQATLSFTCNIGAGLAALSGVRPHETWPGKEPATTKAALGRAFPQDDDWGPAGVIAEARAALPANTRVSVDSGAHRILLSQMWETPMPRGLIQSTGLCTMGCAVPMAMGLALADPGSPAVGFVGDGGFLMVAGELTTAADMGLAPIIIVLVDASLALIEKKQRERQLNNAAVDYPAKHDIARIGRAMGGAGVTVRNRADLRAAIEGALKAETFTVIAAEIDRGGYDGRI; translated from the coding sequence ATGATACAACAGATGCGCGCGGCGGATGCGGTCGCGGTCAGGCTTTACGAGGCCGGGTGCCGCCATGCCTTCGGGATGCCGGGCGGCGAAGTGCTGACCATCGTCGACGCGCTGGAAAAGGCCGGGATAGCCTTCCATCTGGTCAAGCATGAGAACGCGGGTGGGTTCATCGGCGAGGGCGTGCACCATGTCGACGGCGCGCCGGTGGTGCTGGTGGCCACGGTCGGGCCGGGGTTGATGAACGCGGTCAACGTGGTGGCCAACGCCGAACAGGACCGGGTGCCGATGGTCGTGCTGACAGGATGCCTGGATGCCGATGAGGCGCTGACCTACACGCACCAGGTGCTGGATCACCGCGCCGTGCTGGACCCGATCACCAAGGCGACGTTCACGCTGACGGCGGCCGAGGCCGACACGATTGCCGACAAGGCCGTCGCCATCGCCTGCGAGCGTCGCGCGGGGCCGGTCCTGATCGATGTGCCGATCGCCGTGGCCGACACGCCTTGCGTCCCCAAGGGCCGCCGCCGCGCGCCCGAGTCCCAGGTCGCGCCCTATGGGGCCGATCTGGGGACCGCAGATCGATGGATGCTGGACGCCAGGCGTCCGATCATCATCGCGGGGCTTGATGTGCTTGCCGACAACGCCAGTGCCGATCTCCAGGCCTTCGCGGAAACCTACAGCATTCCCGTCATCACCACCTACAAGGCCAAGGGCGTCCTGCCCGAGGATCATCCGCTCGCCATGGGCGGCGCGGGCCTGTCGCCGTTGGCTGACAGCCACCTCTTGCCGCTTGTGGAGCAGGCCGATCTGATCTTGTGCATCGGCTATGACCCGATCGAGATGCGCCCGGGCTGGCGCGAGGTCTGGGACCCCGCCAGGCAACGTGTCATCGACATCCAGGCAACCCCGAACCGCCACTACATGCACCAGGCAACGCTTAGCTTCACCTGCAACATCGGGGCCGGGCTGGCAGCGCTTTCGGGCGTCAGACCCCATGAAACATGGCCGGGCAAAGAGCCCGCAACCACCAAGGCGGCCCTTGGACGGGCGTTCCCGCAGGACGACGATTGGGGCCCTGCCGGCGTGATCGCCGAGGCCCGTGCAGCCTTGCCCGCCAACACGCGTGTGTCGGTGGACAGCGGCGCGCATCGCATTCTGCTCAGCCAGATGTGGGAAACGCCGATGCCGCGCGGGCTTATCCAATCCACGGGACTTTGCACCATGGGCTGCGCGGTGCCGATGGCCATGGGCCTTGCGCTGGCCGACCCGGGTAGCCCCGCCGTGGGCTTTGTGGGTGACGGTGGCTTCCTCATGGTTGCCGGTGAATTGACCACTGCCGCCGACATGGGGCTTGCGCCGATCATCATTGTCCTCGTCGATGCCTCTCTGGCGCTGATCGAGAAGAAACAGCGCGAACGGCAACTGAACAATGCCGCCGTGGACTATCCGGCCAAGCACGACATCGCGCGGATCGGTCGGGCCATGGGCGGGGCAGGGGTGACGGTACGCAACCGGGCTGACCTGCGCGCCGCCATAGAAGGTGCGCTGAAGGCGGAAACCTTCACCGTCATTGCCGCAGAAATTGACCGGGGGGGATATGATGGCCGCATCTAA
- the ptsP gene encoding phosphoenolpyruvate--protein phosphotransferase: protein MAETSESESRKLLSRLQAVMAEAAAGQERLDRITHLIADSMKTEVCSIYLLRDAETLELCATQGLSPEAVHVTRMRIGEGLVGRVARQARPINTANAPAEKGFRYMPETGEEAYSSFLGVPIQRLGELLGVLVVQSKDERQYSEDEVYAIEVVAMVIAEMTELGVFVGEGAALSARHTNQVMFKGGTAQEGAAMGHVWLHEPRVVVTNPVADDPAVERVRLNEAVDQLRTDIDQMLTHAGKGDKDQAEVLEAYRMFARSRGWMRRMEEDIERGLSAEAAVEKEQSSARARMETVPDAYLRERLHDLDDLSNRLLRLLTGQGNNTGAEMPMDPVLVARNIGPAELLDYGRRLKGIVLEEGSVGSHAAIVARALAIPLVIHAKRISTEALNGDPILVDGDQGIVHLRPEDTVASAFRDKLAMQAEAQERYASIRDKPATSLCGTTVSLQMNAGLMADLPSLPSSGAEGVGLFRTELQFLTRARVPRRGELAQLYARVMDAAGDKRVIFRTLDIGSDKVLPYMKPQDEPNPALGWRAIRVGLDKPGVMRMQLQALIRAANGRPLSVMFPFIAQFDEFTAARDHLMREMDREAALGHVLPSDLQVGAMLETPSLAFAPHQFFEMADFISIGGNDLKQFFFAADRENERVRRRYDTLNISYLTFLEQIVHRCAEADTPLSFCGEDAGRPVEAVCFAAMGLRNLSMRPASIGPVKSLLRRVDLREARSVITEARGTGAQSVRGAVMDWLKRQA from the coding sequence ATGGCCGAGACTTCAGAAAGCGAAAGCCGCAAGCTGTTATCACGTTTGCAGGCCGTCATGGCAGAGGCCGCGGCGGGTCAGGAACGTCTGGATCGAATCACGCATCTGATTGCGGATTCGATGAAGACAGAGGTGTGCTCTATCTATCTGCTGCGCGACGCGGAAACGCTGGAGCTTTGCGCCACGCAGGGTCTGTCACCGGAGGCCGTCCACGTTACCCGGATGCGGATCGGCGAGGGCCTCGTGGGCCGCGTCGCCCGCCAGGCACGCCCGATCAACACCGCCAACGCCCCCGCAGAGAAGGGCTTTCGCTACATGCCGGAGACGGGGGAAGAGGCCTATTCCTCGTTCCTCGGGGTGCCGATCCAGCGGTTGGGGGAGCTCTTGGGCGTGCTGGTGGTCCAGTCCAAGGACGAGCGCCAGTATTCCGAAGATGAGGTCTACGCCATCGAGGTCGTGGCCATGGTCATCGCCGAGATGACCGAGTTGGGCGTCTTCGTCGGCGAAGGTGCGGCGCTGTCGGCGCGCCACACCAACCAGGTGATGTTCAAGGGCGGCACCGCGCAGGAAGGCGCCGCGATGGGCCATGTCTGGCTCCATGAACCGCGCGTGGTCGTGACCAACCCTGTGGCCGATGATCCCGCCGTCGAACGGGTGCGCCTGAACGAGGCCGTGGACCAGTTGCGCACCGATATCGACCAGATGCTGACCCATGCGGGCAAGGGCGACAAGGATCAGGCCGAAGTGCTGGAAGCCTACCGCATGTTCGCCCGGTCACGCGGTTGGATGCGGCGGATGGAGGAAGACATCGAGCGGGGCCTTTCGGCAGAGGCGGCGGTGGAGAAAGAGCAATCTTCTGCCCGTGCGCGGATGGAGACGGTGCCTGACGCCTACCTGCGCGAACGGCTGCATGATCTCGATGACCTGTCGAACCGTCTTCTGCGCCTGCTGACCGGTCAAGGCAACAACACCGGTGCCGAGATGCCGATGGACCCCGTGCTGGTGGCTCGAAACATCGGCCCCGCCGAATTGCTGGACTATGGCCGACGCCTGAAGGGCATCGTGCTGGAAGAAGGCTCGGTCGGGTCCCACGCCGCCATCGTGGCGCGGGCGCTGGCGATCCCGCTGGTGATCCACGCCAAGCGTATCAGCACCGAGGCCCTGAACGGCGATCCGATCCTTGTCGATGGCGATCAGGGCATCGTGCACCTGCGCCCCGAGGATACGGTCGCCTCCGCCTTCCGCGACAAACTGGCGATGCAGGCCGAAGCGCAGGAACGCTATGCCTCCATCCGCGACAAGCCCGCGACGTCCTTGTGCGGCACGACGGTGTCGCTGCAAATGAACGCGGGCCTCATGGCCGATCTGCCGTCCCTGCCCTCTTCGGGGGCCGAGGGCGTGGGCCTGTTCCGGACGGAGCTGCAATTCCTCACCCGCGCCCGCGTGCCGCGTCGGGGTGAGTTGGCACAGCTTTATGCAAGGGTGATGGACGCCGCGGGCGACAAGCGGGTGATCTTTCGGACACTCGACATCGGGTCCGACAAGGTGCTGCCCTACATGAAGCCCCAGGATGAGCCGAACCCCGCGCTGGGGTGGCGCGCGATCCGCGTTGGTCTCGACAAGCCCGGCGTCATGCGGATGCAGTTGCAGGCGCTGATCCGGGCCGCGAACGGGCGGCCCCTGTCGGTGATGTTCCCGTTCATCGCGCAGTTTGACGAATTCACCGCCGCGCGCGACCATTTGATGCGCGAGATGGACCGCGAAGCGGCCTTGGGCCACGTGCTGCCCTCGGATCTGCAAGTGGGCGCGATGCTGGAGACGCCCTCGCTGGCGTTTGCGCCGCACCAGTTCTTCGAGATGGCCGATTTCATCTCTATCGGCGGCAACGACCTGAAGCAGTTCTTCTTCGCCGCCGACCGCGAGAATGAGCGCGTCCGCCGCCGCTATGACACGTTGAACATCTCGTATCTCACCTTTCTGGAGCAGATCGTGCACCGCTGCGCCGAGGCGGACACGCCGCTGAGTTTCTGCGGCGAGGACGCGGGCCGCCCCGTAGAGGCGGTGTGTTTCGCGGCCATGGGCCTGCGCAACCTGTCGATGCGCCCGGCCTCGATCGGACCGGTGAAGTCGCTGTTGCGCCGCGTGGACCTGAGGGAAGCGCGCAGCGTGATCACCGAGGCGCGCGGCACCGGTGCACAATCCGTTCGCGGGGCCGTGATGGACTGGCTGAAGCGGCAGGCCTAG
- a CDS encoding LysE family translocator: MPFETWLTFVAASTVLLLIPGPTILLVLSYAISQGRRVAVSTAAGVAVGDLVAMTASLAGLGALVMASATLFTALKWVGAVYLVYLGVKMILSAQHADFALPATGGVTARRTFTHAAAVTALNPKSIAFFIAFVPQFIAPEAPLLPQFAILIATFVSLATINALIYALLAGSLRDRLSRPGIIAWLTRAGGATLIGMGILTATLRRSS; this comes from the coding sequence ATGCCCTTTGAGACCTGGCTGACCTTCGTCGCCGCCTCCACCGTTTTGCTGCTGATCCCCGGCCCGACGATCCTATTGGTGCTGAGTTATGCGATCAGCCAGGGCCGCCGCGTGGCGGTATCCACGGCGGCGGGCGTCGCGGTGGGCGACCTGGTGGCCATGACCGCGTCGCTGGCGGGGCTTGGCGCGTTGGTGATGGCCTCGGCCACCTTGTTCACCGCGCTCAAATGGGTCGGCGCGGTCTACCTGGTCTATCTTGGCGTGAAGATGATCCTCTCGGCGCAACATGCGGATTTCGCCTTGCCTGCGACGGGCGGCGTCACGGCGCGTCGTACCTTCACCCATGCTGCCGCCGTTACGGCGCTCAACCCCAAATCCATCGCGTTTTTCATTGCGTTCGTGCCGCAGTTCATCGCGCCCGAAGCGCCGCTTCTGCCGCAATTCGCGATCCTGATCGCGACGTTTGTCAGCCTCGCCACGATCAACGCACTCATTTACGCGCTGCTGGCGGGCAGCCTGCGCGACCGCCTGTCGCGGCCCGGCATCATCGCCTGGCTGACCCGAGCGGGCGGTGCGACGCTGATCGGGATGGGGATCCTGACGGCCACCTTGCGGCGCAGCAGCTAG
- a CDS encoding DUF2269 domain-containing protein — protein MSIDPYLLAKWLHILSSTVLFGTGIGTAFQMVWAMRRADPHQVHGVASGLVIADWLFTTPAGLIQPATGLWLVWLAGWSLTEPWLLLTYGLYALAFVCWAPVVHLQIRIRDLAAQTACRGTALPPEAHRAFRIWFALGWPAFIALTVIFWLMVTKPPLWG, from the coding sequence GTGAGCATTGACCCCTACCTGCTGGCCAAATGGCTGCATATTCTCAGCTCGACCGTGTTGTTCGGGACCGGCATCGGCACCGCGTTCCAGATGGTGTGGGCCATGCGTCGGGCTGACCCGCATCAGGTGCACGGCGTCGCGTCGGGGCTGGTCATCGCCGATTGGCTGTTCACCACGCCCGCGGGCCTTATCCAACCTGCAACGGGGCTGTGGCTGGTCTGGCTTGCGGGATGGTCCCTGACCGAGCCCTGGTTGCTGCTGACCTATGGCCTCTACGCGCTGGCGTTCGTATGTTGGGCGCCGGTCGTGCATTTGCAGATCCGCATCCGGGACCTCGCGGCGCAGACTGCTTGCCGGGGCACGGCCCTCCCGCCCGAGGCGCATCGCGCCTTTCGGATATGGTTCGCCCTGGGCTGGCCTGCCTTCATTGCCCTGACGGTTATCTTCTGGCTGATGGTGACAAAGCCGCCGCTCTGGGGCTAA